Sequence from the Salinicoccus sp. Bachu38 genome:
TTCATCCAATTGGCCTATCCTTGACTCGATCGCTTTCGCAGCCTTGAATGCCTGTTTCTGCACAGTATCCTTCTGCTTGCTCGAACTCAGGCGGTCGGGTTTCACATCCTGTTTTCTGGACTTGTCTCCGGCACCCATCCCGCTTGCCTTCTCCAACTGCTTTTTAGCCGCTTCCTCAAGCCTTTTCTTCTCCTTTGTGTAATTTTCATGCTGTCTTTCAATCTCGAGTCGCTCGATTTTCTTCTGGGCGATGTAGTCATCATAGTTCCCAGCATATTCCTTTACGGTGCCATCCGACACTTCCCATATCTTTTCAGCGATGCTGTTGATGAAATGGCGGTCGTGGCTGACGCATATCAATGTACCGTAGTAGTACTTCAGCTCATCAATCAGCAGTGCAACACTCTCCTCGTCGAGGTGCGTCGTCGGTTCGTCCAGCAGCAGACCGAGCTTGTATTCAGACAAGGCATGTGCGAGACGGAATTTCGTCTCCTCACCGCCACTGAGTCCTTCGTTGTCCGGCACATTCAACCGGCTCAGCAGTTCGAAGTTGAAATCTCTGTCGACTGGATTCTCAACCCCTCCAATCTGGGCGAAATAGTTGAACTCCGTCTCCACCTGCAAACTGCCCTCGAAATCGTTGAATTTGCCTGCAATCACCTTCAGCAGTGTCGACTTGCCCGTCCCGTTCGTGCCGATGATGGCAATTTTGTCGTTCATATACGCCGATAGTGCTTCAATGTCGAGCAGGTCCCTGTTGCCGAAAGTGACAGTCACATCTTTCAATCTTACTGATAGTTCGTTCATTATAATTTGCACTCCTTATGAGCCTGCAAACTATATAATTTCGGGCACAAAAAAGAGACAGCCTAACGCCATCTCCCACTCTTGTTATAGGACGGTCCTGAAAATGGACACACTTATCCCTATGAGAATATAGTTTGGCAAGACTTTTGAATATTCTATTCGGTTAGCTATTCAAATCAGTCTGCCAAATTCTCGGGATACCCATTTCCAGAACCTCCTTGCGTTTATTTGCTGTCATTTTACCATATTGCACACGAACAAAGAAACAGTTATTCCAGAAGATGCAACGCATAGAGCTTCGGGTGCAACAAATCCGTCGTAAAACCCCATCATACAGGGCATTTAACCGGCCTTCCCTCTGTTTACAATTATTAGAACATTCGGTAAACTTATATGTAAATCCAATACAAGAAGGAGGAAACCAAATGAACGCCATACTCGTCGCAATCATGGGGCTCGCCGTCTTCGTTCTGGGCTACCGCTACTACTCCAAATTCATCGCAGAACGCATCTACCGGCTCGATCCAAACTACATGACACCGGCCCACAAGTACAAGGACGGCGTCGACTTCGTCCCTACGAACAAATACGTCCTATGGGGCCACCACTTCACATCCGTCGCGGGGGCGGCACCAATCCTCGGGCCTGCCATCGCCGTCTACTGGGGCTGGCTGCCGGCTTTCCTGTGGGTCATCCTCGGGACCGTATTCGCCGCCGGGGTCCATGACTTCGGTACACTCGCAATATCCGTCAGGAATAAAGGACAGTCGATCGGTACGATTGCAGAAAAGTTCATCGGCAGACGCGGCAAGATCCTGTTTTTGTTCATCATCCTCACACTCGTGCTGATGGTCAATGCGGTATTCGCCTGGGTGATTGCGAACCTGTTCATTACATACCCGGCAAGCGTCCTGCCCGTCTTCATTCAGATTCCGCTCGCGATATGGATCGGCTACGCAGCATACAAGAAGAATATGAAGATGCTCGTCCCTTCCCTGCTCGCACTCGCTGCCATGTACTTCGTCGCCGTCATCACGGCGGAAGTGTCCTGGCTCCAGATCGACCTGGTCTCCTATATGGGTGGTGAAGGTGGTGCCGGGCTGTTCGGACTCGGTGCCGTATCGACGGCCTTCATGGTCTGGATTGTCATCCTGCTCATCTATGTCTATATCGCATCGACCCTGCCGGTATGGAAATTGCTCCAGCCACGGGACTTCATCAACTCCCATCAGCTGACCGTCGGACTGCTCATCCTGTATGCAGGTCTGCTTCTGACGAATCCGACCATCAATGCACCGGCGACGAACGCCGATGCGGACACATCCTGGCTGCCACTGCTGTTCATCACGGTTGCCTGCGGGGCGATCTCCGGCTTCCATGGACTCGTATCTTCAGGTACATCGTCCAAGCAGCTGGACAAGGAGACCGACGCCCGTTTCGTCGGCTACTTCGGTGCCGTCGGCGAGGGGATCCTCGCCCTCATCTCAATCATCGCTGTCGTGACCCTGTTCAGCAGCGTCGATGACTTCACTGCCACCTACTCGAGCTTCAATGAAGCCAATGCGACCGGTCTCGGCAACTTTGTCGAAGGTGCTGCAGTGCTTGCCGGCGGACTCGGTATTCCGACGAACGTCGCAACAACAATCGTCTCC
This genomic interval carries:
- the abc-f gene encoding ribosomal protection-like ABC-F family protein; translation: MNELSVRLKDVTVTFGNRDLLDIEALSAYMNDKIAIIGTNGTGKSTLLKVIAGKFNDFEGSLQVETEFNYFAQIGGVENPVDRDFNFELLSRLNVPDNEGLSGGEETKFRLAHALSEYKLGLLLDEPTTHLDEESVALLIDELKYYYGTLICVSHDRHFINSIAEKIWEVSDGTVKEYAGNYDDYIAQKKIERLEIERQHENYTKEKKRLEEAAKKQLEKASGMGAGDKSRKQDVKPDRLSSSKQKDTVQKQAFKAAKAIESRIGQLDEVERLEADRQLRFPMPKSMEIHNKFPIMAQDLTVERGGKVLLDNVSFQFPLGKAIAITGSNGSGKSSLLHEIMNNAPGMDISPKVQIETYRQMDYRMSTGEPVLSHLMKQTEYSEPVVRSILQNLRFTQDEVSKPLHNLSGGEATRVSLALLFVKPSNVIILDEPTNFIDLNMIEALESFIGAYGGMVIVTSHDKYFVERVADIVYRIEGGKLKIVD
- a CDS encoding carbon starvation CstA family protein yields the protein MNAILVAIMGLAVFVLGYRYYSKFIAERIYRLDPNYMTPAHKYKDGVDFVPTNKYVLWGHHFTSVAGAAPILGPAIAVYWGWLPAFLWVILGTVFAAGVHDFGTLAISVRNKGQSIGTIAEKFIGRRGKILFLFIILTLVLMVNAVFAWVIANLFITYPASVLPVFIQIPLAIWIGYAAYKKNMKMLVPSLLALAAMYFVAVITAEVSWLQIDLVSYMGGEGGAGLFGLGAVSTAFMVWIVILLIYVYIASTLPVWKLLQPRDFINSHQLTVGLLILYAGLLLTNPTINAPATNADADTSWLPLLFITVACGAISGFHGLVSSGTSSKQLDKETDARFVGYFGAVGEGILALISIIAVVTLFSSVDDFTATYSSFNEANATGLGNFVEGAAVLAGGLGIPTNVATTIVSIIVVSFAATTLDTSVRLMRYIIAEIGTEYKMPSLTKKHVATSIAVVSTAALVLIPEGPNGFGSGGYLIWPLFGTSNQLLAGISLLLISIWLKRRGINYAVTLIPMIFLMFMTLYAMFVQVFFEWAWYADGSNLLLFVLGAIIFVFAIWIVITAIQALSGKFDDELAKHRNDE